The following coding sequences are from one Ctenopharyngodon idella isolate HZGC_01 chromosome 17, HZGC01, whole genome shotgun sequence window:
- the exoc5 gene encoding exocyst complex component 5: MATTAQLFEEPFDADEYIERLAWRTPGGGSKGGAEAFDPKKLLEEFVNHIEELKQLDERIQRKVEKLEQQCHREAKEFAHKVQDLQRSNQVAFQHFQELDEHISYVATKVCHLGDQLEGVNTPRQRAVEAQRLMTYFNEFLDGELRSDVFNNPDKIKEAADIIQKLHLIAQELPFDRFSDVKAKIASKYHDLERQLIQEFTAAQRRGEIGRMREVAAVLLHFKGYAHCVDVYIKQCQEGAYVRNDVFEDIAVLCQRVNKQVGEVFCSPETVMAKLIQSIFENKIQAHVKEKLDETRNSDVEQYLKNLYDLYTRTTALAAKLTDFNLGSDKHTFLSKLIKNIFSSYLESYIDMERQYLQNRSGMILQRYYDSKNHQKRPVGTGSIQELKERIRQRTNLPLGPSIDTHGETFLSQEVVVNLLQETRHAFERCNKLSDPADLPKNAFSIFLLLVEYLCVDHIDYALEIGLSAIPSADAKNANLYFLDVVQQANTIFHLFDKQFNDHLMPLISSSPKLTECLHKKKEVIEQMEVKLDTGIDRTLNCMIGQMKQILATEQKKTDFKPEDENNVMIQYTTACSKVCAYVSKQVERVRRSMDGKNVDTVLTELGVRFHRLIHEHLQQFSYSSMGGMLAICDVAEYRRSAKDFRVPLVLQLFDTLHALCNLLVVAPDNLKQVCSGEQLTNLDRNLLHAFVQLRVDYRSSRLGRHFS; the protein is encoded by the exons ATGGCTACTACAGCTCAGTTGTTCGAG GAGCCATTTGATGCTGATGAGTATATTGAGAGACTGGCATGGAGAACACCTGGAGGAGGTTCCAAAGGAGGTGCAGAGGCATTTGACCCCAAAAA GTTGCTGGAAGAGTTTGTAAACCACATTGAGGAACTAAAACAGCTGGATGAAAGGATCCAAAGGAAGGTGGAGAAGTTGGAGCAGCAATGCCACCGTGAAGCCAAGGAGTTTGCTCACAAGGTCCAAGACCTGCAGAGGAGCAACCAA GTAGCTTTTCAGCACTTCCAGGAGTTGGATGAGCATATCAGTTATGTAGCCACCAAGGTGTGTCATCTGGGAGATCAGCTGGAAGGTGTCAATACACCAAGACAGAGGGCAGTGGAGGCTCAGAGACTCATGACATACTTCAACGAGTTCCTGGATGGAGAGCTGCGCAGTGATGTCTTCAACAATCCTGACAAG ATAAAAGAAGCTGCAGACATCATACAGAAGTTGCACCTGATTGCTCAGGAGCTGCCGTTTGATAG ATTTTCTGATGTCAAGGCCAAGATAGCAA GTAAATATCATGACCTTGAGCGTCAGTTGATCCAGGAGTTCACAGCGGCTCAGCGAAGGGGAGAAATTGGACGCATGCGTGAGGTGGCAGCAGTCCTGCTACATTTTAAG GGTTATGCCCACTGTGTGGATGTTTACATCAAGCAATGCCAAGAG GGAGCATATGTGCGGAATGATGTATTTGAAGACATTGCTGTTCTGTGTCAGCGGGTTAATAAGCAGGTTGGAGAGGTCTTCTGCAGTCCAGAGACTGTCATGGCCAAACTCATTCAGAGCATCTTTGAGAACAAGATACAG GCTCATGTCAAAGAAAAACTAGATGAGACCCGCAACTCTGATGTGGAGCAATACCTCAAGAACCTCTATGACCTCTATACACG gacaaCGGCACTGGCTGCTAAACTCACAGACTTTAACTTGGGCTCAGACAAGCACACATTTCTATCTAAGCTGATaaagaatatcttctcctcttACCTGGAGAGCTACATAGACATGGAGCGACAATATCTTCAAAACCGCAGTGGCATGATTCTTCAGCGCTATTACGACTCTAAGAACCACCAAAAACGCCCTGTAGGCACTGGAAG TATCCAGGAGCTAAAAGAGAGGATCAGACAACGCACTAACCTGCCTCTGGGACCTAGTATTGACACACATGGAGAGACTTTCCTCTCACAAGAGGTTGTAGTCAACCTGCTACAGGAAACCCGGCATGCCTTTGAGAGATGCAACAAG TTGTCGGACCCAGCAGATCTACCAAAGAATGCCTTCTCCATCTTTCTGCTTTTGGTGGAGTACCTGTGTGTGGACCATATAGACTACGCTCTTGAGATTGGGCTGTCAG CTAtcccatctgcagatgccaaaaATGCCAACCTCTACTTTTTGGATGTGGTTCAGCAGGCCAACACAATCTTTCACCTCTTTGATAAGCAGTTTAACGATCATCTTATGCCTCTTATTAG CTCCTCTCCTAAGTTGACGGAGTGCCTGCACAAGAAGAAAGAGGTGATCGAACAGATGGAGGTGAAGCTGGACACCGGGATTGATCG GACACTAAATTGCATGATAGGCCAGATGAAGCAGATCCTGgcgactgaacagaagaaaactGACTTCAAGCCAGAAGACGAGAACAATGTCATGATACAGTACACTACA GCATGCTCAAAGGTGTGTGCCTATGTGAGCAAGCAGGTGGAACGTGTGCGGAGGTCCATGGATGGTAAGAATGTGGACACGGTTTTGACCGAGCTGGGTGTGCGGTTCCACCGGCTGATCCATGAGCACCTGCAGCAGTTCAGCTACAGCTCCATGGGTGGCATGCTAGCCATCTGTGATGTAGCAGAATACCGCCGCTCCGCCAAAGATTTCAGG GTTCCTCTCGTGCTCCAGCTCTTTGACACGCTTCATGCTCTGTGTAACCTCCTGGTTGTTGCCCCGGACAACCTCAAGCAGGTGTGCTCTGGAGAGCAGTTGACCAACCTTGACAGGAACCTCCTCCACGCTTTCGTTCAGCTGAGAGTAGACTATCGCTCTTCCCGACTGGGCCGGCATTTCAGCTAA